The following proteins are encoded in a genomic region of Sesamum indicum cultivar Zhongzhi No. 13 linkage group LG8, S_indicum_v1.0, whole genome shotgun sequence:
- the LOC105169846 gene encoding lysM domain-containing GPI-anchored protein 2, giving the protein MFFFQAPKSKVIARTKLTTIHFPHFFHSHLYLGLLSSFQLLLFPIDTFKVSSQEFVAQLKMSSSNTLSFSTLMLFFFFFIIFSSNFTFAQPFRCTSPRSTCKALVDYVSPNATTLSAITTLFTIKNLRTILGANNLPLSTPPTFPIAASQTIKIPFPCICTNGTGFSNHRPNYTVLPGDTLYHIAAEVFSGLVTYPQIQAVNNISDADLIEVGQTLWIPLPCSCDDVDGQKVVHYGHVVAPGSTVEGIAQQYNTSQDTLLRLNNLTGPQDLKAGAVLDVPLRACSSMVSNNSMDYPLLVPNDTYVFTATNCIRCRCDAALNWMLQCEPSQINSSCPAIRCEGAENFYLGNTTTSGCNRTTCAYAGYNQTILTTAALESTCPASGNRSSAMSLQGLGWRWSEVVIFMHMLLLCFSFLK; this is encoded by the exons ATGTTTTTTTTCCAAGCACCAAAGTCAAAAGTCATTGCACGCACTAAATTAACTACTATTCATTTTCCCCACTTCTTCCACTCCCATCTCTATCTTGGTCTTCTCTCAAGTTTCCAACTCCTCCTCTTTCCCATTGATACATTCAAAGTTTCTTCCCAAGAGTTTGTTGCGCAACTCAAAATGAGCTCTTCCAACACCTTATCTTTCTCCACTTTAatgctctttttcttcttcttcatcatcttctcGTCAAACTTCACCTTTGCCCAGCCCTTCCGCTGCACCTCCCCCCGCTCCACCTGCAAAGCTCTCGTCGACTACGTCTCCCCCAACGCCACCACTCTCTCCGCCATCACAACCCTCTTCACCATAAAAAACCTTCGCACTATTCTTGGAGCCAACAACCTCCCTCTCTCCACCCCACCCACCTTCCCCATCGCTGCCTCTCAGACCATCAAGATTCCCTTTCCCTGTATCTGCACCAATGGCACCGGATTCTCCAACCACCGCCCCAACTACACGGTGCTCCCCGGCGACACCCTCTACCACATAGCTGCCGAGGTGTTCTCCGGCCTGGTCACCTACCCACAAATCCAGGCCGTTAATAATATATCTGATGCCGACTTGATTGAGGTCGGGCAGACGCTGTGGATACCGCTGCCTTGCAGTTGCGACGACGTTGACGGGCAGAAGGTGGTGCACTATGGGCACGTGGTGGCGCCGGGGAGCACGGTGGAGGGAATTGCACAACAGTATAATACATCACAAGATACGCTTTTGAGGCTCAATAATTTGACTGGTCCGCAAGACCTCAAGGCTGGGGCTGTTCTTGATGTTCCACTCAGAG CTTGTTCTTCAATGGTGAGCAACAACTCAATGGACTACCCTTTACTCGTTCCCAACGACACCTATGTTTTCACAGCCACCAATTGCATAAGATGCAGATGTGATGCTGCACTAAACTGGAT GTTACAATGCGAACCTTCCCAGATCAATTCATCGTGTCCTGCAATCCGATGTGAGGGTGCAGAAAACTTTTACCTTGGAAACACAACCACCTCAGGTTGCAACCGCACCACCTGTGCGTATGCTGGTTACAACCAAACGATTCTAACGACAGCAGCTTTGGAGTCAACTTGCCCTG CTTCTGGTAATAGGTCATCTGCAATGAGTTTGCAAGGCTTAGGGTGGAGGTGGAGTGAAGTGGTAATTTTCATGCATATGCTGTTGCTTTGCTTTTCGTTTCTCAAGTGA
- the LOC105169844 gene encoding uncharacterized protein At1g04910 yields MSTMKKKKYRDEFIGLQILQGLLFRHHQRRRRLHHLLPFLSALSGCLLFLLAVLLFLSPPTTTTPRHYHLTLNTSGVKVHMNVEKENVSRVTMKGGSLGRDLWTSNLSNFYYGCSNASHYFLAAEMHTVPNRYLIIATSGGLNQQRTGIVDAVVAAYILNATLVVPKLDQKSFWKDSSNFSEIFDIDWFITYLSKDVKIIKELPQKAGKVSTTRAPRKCNEKCYETRILPIYAKKRVQAVQLTKFDYRLSNRLELDLQKLRCRVNYHALTFADPILQMGRKLVERMRMKSKHYIALHLRFEPDMLAFSGCYYGGGEKEKKELGAIRKRWKTLHTKNPEKERRRGKCPLSPEEVGLMLRALGFGNDVHIYVASGEVYGGEETLAHLKALFPNFHTKETIASKEELAEFSSYSSRMAALDFIVCDESDVFVTNNNGNMAKILAGKRRYFGHKPTIRPNSKKLYRLFLERDNMTWEAFASQVRTVQIGFMGEPNEVKPGKGGFHEHPLPCICETSESMATRDRNSEGAVDSKNDPDQGTEEYSGEGNDDGYSEDELDLSEAEYPEYDNGIPERVSANRKDSGSVLKPDQPELEEIVSD; encoded by the exons ATGAGCacgatgaagaagaaaaagtacaGGGATGAATTTATCGGATTACAGATTTTACAGGGTCTTCTCTTCCGCCACCACCAACGCCGTCGCCGCCTCCATCACCTTCTCCCCTTCCTCTCCGCTCTCTCCGGCTGTTTACTCTTCCTTCTTGCtgttcttttgtttctctCACCTCCCACCACCACAACCCCTCGCCATTACCACCTCACTCTCAACACATCT GGAGTAAAGGTTCACATGAATGTCGAGAAAGAAAATGTGTCTCGCGTTACG ATGAAGGGAGGAAGCTTGGGGCGGGACCTGTGGACTTCAAATCTCTCCAATTTCTATTATGGATGCAGTAATGCCAGCCATTACTTTTTAG CCGCGGAGATGCATACGGTACCAAATAGGTACTTAATCATTGCAACTAGCGGAGGCTTAAATCAGCAAAGAACAGGG ATAGTAGATGCTGTTGTTGCCGCCTACATCTTGAATGCTACCCTTGTCGTGCCTAAGCTGGACCAAAAATCTTTCTGGAAGGATTCCAG CAACTTCTCTGAGATCTTCGACATTGATTGGTTTATCACGTACTTGTCGAAAGATGTGAAAATCATTAAAGAGCTTCCCCAAAAGGCAGGCAAAGTCTCAACTACAAGAGCTCCAAGGAAATGCAATGAAAAATGCTACGAGACTCGCATCCTGCCCATCTATGCGAAAAAGCGC GTACAGGCTGTTCAGCTTACCAAGTTCGATTACAGGTTGTCAAACCGGCTTGAACTGGACTTGCAGAAACTGAGATGTAGAGTTAACTACCATGCGCTAACATTTGCCGATCCTATTCTTCAAATGGGTAGGAAATTAGTTGAAAGGATGAGAATGAAAAGCAAGCATTATATTGCCTTGCACTTAAG ATTTGAACCTGACATGCTAGCATTCTCTGGATGCTATTATGGTGgtggagagaaagaaaagaaagaactaGGTGCGATACGAAAGCGGTGGAAAACTTTACAT ACAAAAAATCCTGAAAAGGAACGAAGGCGTGGAAAATGCCCACTGAGTCCTGAGGAAGTCGGCCTGATGTTGAGAGCATTGGGTTTTGGGAATGACGTGCATATATATGTAGCATCCGGTGAAGTATATGGAGGCGAAGAAACACTGGCGCATCTGAAAGCTCTTTTCCCAAACTTCCACACTAAAGAGACTATTGCCAGCAAGGAAGAGCTAGCAGAATTCTCATCCTATTCCTCTCGCATGGCTGCCCTGGACTTCATTGTTTGCGATGAAAGTGATGTTTTTGTCACCAATAACAACGGGAACATGGCAAAAATACTAGCTGGAAAAAG GAGATACTTTGGTCACAAACCAACAATCAGGCCAAATTCTAAAAAGCTGTACCGTTTGTTCCTTGAACGAGATAACATGACATGGGAAGCATTTGCTTCACAAGTGCGAACTGTCCAAATAGGTTTCATGGGAGAGCCGAATGAGGTAAAGCCAGGGAAGGGTGGGTTCCATGAACACCCATTGCCTTGCATATGTGAAACTTCAGAATCAATGGCTACCAGAGATCGAAATTCTGAAGGCGCGGTCGATAGCAAAAACGACCCAGATCAAGGCACTGAAGAATATAGCGGCGAAGGAAATGATGACGGATACTCAGAAGATGAGTTAGATCTGTCAGAAGCAGAATATCCAGAATATGACAATGGAATTCCAGAGAGAGTGTCGGCCAACAGAAAAGATTCGGGTTCTGTGTTAAAACCTGATCAACCAGAACTAGAAGAGATTGTTTCTGATTAG
- the LOC105169845 gene encoding glycerol-3-phosphate acyltransferase 3-like isoform X1, protein MSKLNKSSSELDLDRPNIEDYLPSGSLQDSHPKLRLRDLLDISPTLTEAAGAIVDDSFTRCFKSNPPEPWNWNVYLFPLWCLGVVVRYGVLFPLRAIVLTTGWIIFLSCYFPVHFLLKGHDKLRKRLERSLVELICSFFVASWTGVVRYHGPRPSMRPKQVFVANHTSMIDFIILEQMTAFAVIMQKHPGWVGLLQSTILESLGCIWFNRSESKDREIVARKLREHVNGADNNPLLIFPEGTCVNNHYTVMFKKGAFELGCTVCPIAIKYNKIFVDAFWNSRKQSFTTHLLQLMTSWAVVCDVWYLEPQNLKPGETPIEFAERVRNIISVRAGLKKVPWDGYLKYSRPSPKLRELKQQSFAESVLRHLEQK, encoded by the exons ATGAGCAAGCTTAACAAATCGAGCTCCGAATTGGATTTAGATCGCCCCAATATCGAAGACTACCTCCCCTCTGGATCCCTTCAGGATTCCCACCCCAAACTCCGCCT GCGTGATTTGCTGGATATCTCCCCAACTTTAACTGAGGCTGCTGGTGCCATTGTGGAT GATTCTTTCACGAGATGCTTCAAGTCTAATCCTCCAGAACCCTGGAACTGGAATGTGTATTTATTTCCTTTGTGGTGTTTGGGAGTTGTAGTCAGATATGGGGTTCTTTTCCCATTGAG GGCAATAGTGTTAACAACAGGATGGATTATATTTCTCTCATGCTATTTTCCTGTGCATTTCCTGCTAAAAGGACATgataaattgagaaaaaggTTAGAG AGAAGTCTAGTGGAGCTGATTTGCAGCTTCTTTGTTGCATCTTGGACTGGGGTCGTCAGGTACCATGGTCCACGACCCAGCATGAGGCCTAAGCAG GTTTTTGTGGCAAATCACACTTCCATGAttgatttcattattttgGAACAAATGACTGCATTTGCAGTAATTATGCAGAAGCATCCTGGGTGGGTTG GATTATTGCAGAGCACTATTTTGGAAAGCCTAGGATGTATCTGGTTCAACCGCTCAGAATCCAAGGATCGTGAAATTGTTGCAAGAAA gCTGCGTGAACATGTAAATGGGGCTGATAATAATCCTCTTCTTATATTCCCTGAAGGAACTTGTGTGAACAACCACTATACTGTGATGTTCAAGAAG GGTGCATTTGAACTTGGCTGCACTGTCTGTCCAATAGCAATCAAGTATAACAAGATATTTGTCGATGCCTTCTGGAACAGCCGAAA GCAATCCTTCACAACACACTTGTTGCAGCTTATGACATCATGGGCTGTTGTTTGTGATGTGTGGTACCTGGAACCTCAAAATCTGAAACCTGGAGAAACGCCTATTGAGTTTGCTGAGAG ggTGAGGAACATTATTTCTGTCAGAGCAGGTCTAAAAAAGGTGCCATGGGATGGATATCTGAAATACTCTCGCCCCAGCCCAAAGCTTCGTGAACTCAA GCAACAGAGCTTTGCCGAGTCTGTGCTCCGTCACCTGGAACAGAAATAA
- the LOC105169842 gene encoding mitochondrial import inner membrane translocase subunit TIM44-2 isoform X3 has translation MASRKLARDLFLSKHLLFRHQLLMSQQVSSRRTRLPAVPPNGYSFRREFGVLNEFSKKIKGEVERNQDFQQSIKEIKEKAEGLKGVKEDLKVRTKQTTEQLYKHVDGVWTEAEAKAKKVYADVEEKISAAKEEVKESFGVGKQEPTGQNGTSASHSTNGKAGSKTASGEEKQQGQQQSESSDNAQRLFSKVKFGASSISPKVSLAFHKLKEAKPVDLVKKGIDIVKEELKGNPNRRKHLEYDASSAATSPNTERSSRTDIVVLPSKQSPWSKKWEAFKNKMRGHPVFKRVSGFSEPVIGKSQEIAEDMRERWETSDHPVVHKIQDISETVLGESDAAMSFKEIRRRDPTFSLPEFVAEVQEVVKPVLNAYFKGDIEVLKKYCSSHVMERCKAEHKAFESQGIFFDNKILHISEVEVRETKMMGDTPIIIIATH, from the exons ATGGCCAGCAGAAAACTCGCCAGAGATCTTTTCCTGTCCAAACATCTTCTTTTTCGTCATCAATTATTAATGTCTCAACag GTTTCGAGTAGACGTACGAGGCTACCGGCGGTGCCTCCAAATGGATATTCGTTTAGACGCGAGTTCGGTGTGCTTAATGAGTTCTCCAAGAAGATTAAGGGGGAGGTTGAAAG GAATCAGGATTTTCAACAATCCATTAAGGAAATTAAAGAGAAAGCTGAAGGATTGAAAGGGGTGAAAGAGGATCTGAAAGTTAG AACGAAGCAGACTACCGAGCAGCTCTACAAGCATGTAGATGGTGTCTGGACGGAGGCTGAAGCAAAGGCCAAAAAG GTTTATGCTGATGTGGAAGAAAAGATTTCTGCTGCTAAAGAAGAG GTCAAAGAGAGTTTTGGTGTTGGAAAGCAAGAGCCAACAGGACAAAATGGAACTTCAGCTAGTCACAGCACAAATGGAAAAGCTGGAAGCAAGACTGCTTCTGGTGAAGAAAAGCAACAGGGGCAGCAACAATCTGAATCTAGTGATAATGCCCAAAGATTGTTCAGCAAGGTCAAGTTTGGTGCTTCTTCCATCTCTCCAAAGGTTTCATTAGCATTCCACAAATTAAAAGAAGCAAAACCAGTTGACTTGGTGAAGAAGGGTATTGACATTGTGAAGGAAGAATTGAAAGGGAATCCAAATAGGAGAAAGCACCTTGAGTATGATGCTTCTTCTGCTGCTACCTCACCAAATACTGAAAGAAGTAGCCGGACTGATATTGTTGTGTTACCTTCAAAGCAGTCTCCATGGAGTAAGAAATGGGAGGCGTTCAAGAATAAG ATGCGAGGGCATCCTGTATTCAAGCGTGTTAGTGGGTTTAGTGAGCCTGTGATTGGAAAGAGCCAGGAG ATTGCTGAAGATATGCGGGAGAGATGGGAGACTAGTGATCATCCTGTTGTTCACAAAATCCAGGA TATCAGTGAAACTGTTCTTGGAGAATCAGATGCTGCCATGTCATTCAAAGAGATTCGGCGCAGAGATCC GACTTTCTCTTTACCAGAATTTGTGGCTGAGGTTCAAGAAGTGGTTAAACCGGTTCTCAATGCTTATTTCAAA GGGGATATTGAAGTATTAAAAAAGTACTGTAGCTCTCATGTAATGGAGCGGTGTAAAGCAGAGCATAAGGCTTTTGAAAGCCAGGGCATCTTTTTCGATAACAAG ATTTTACATATATCAGAAGTTGAAGTTCGAGAGACCAAAATGATGGGAGACACtcctataattattattgca ACTCATTAG
- the LOC105169842 gene encoding mitochondrial import inner membrane translocase subunit TIM44-2 isoform X4, translating to MAKCRTKQTTEQLYKHVDGVWTEAEAKAKKVYADVEEKISAAKEEVKESFGVGKQEPTGQNGTSASHSTNGKAGSKTASGEEKQQGQQQSESSDNAQRLFSKVKFGASSISPKVSLAFHKLKEAKPVDLVKKGIDIVKEELKGNPNRRKHLEYDASSAATSPNTERSSRTDIVVLPSKQSPWSKKWEAFKNKMRGHPVFKRVSGFSEPVIGKSQEIAEDMRERWETSDHPVVHKIQDISETVLGESDAAMSFKEIRRRDPTFSLPEFVAEVQEVVKPVLNAYFKGDIEVLKKYCSSHVMERCKAEHKAFESQGIFFDNKILHISEVEVRETKMMGDTPIIIIAFQTQQVYCVRDRLGSITEGGQDTIHTVYYAWAMQQLDPEEVGEGAPYSIWKLREMQQLGVRALI from the exons ATGGCGAAATGCAGAACGAAGCAGACTACCGAGCAGCTCTACAAGCATGTAGATGGTGTCTGGACGGAGGCTGAAGCAAAGGCCAAAAAG GTTTATGCTGATGTGGAAGAAAAGATTTCTGCTGCTAAAGAAGAG GTCAAAGAGAGTTTTGGTGTTGGAAAGCAAGAGCCAACAGGACAAAATGGAACTTCAGCTAGTCACAGCACAAATGGAAAAGCTGGAAGCAAGACTGCTTCTGGTGAAGAAAAGCAACAGGGGCAGCAACAATCTGAATCTAGTGATAATGCCCAAAGATTGTTCAGCAAGGTCAAGTTTGGTGCTTCTTCCATCTCTCCAAAGGTTTCATTAGCATTCCACAAATTAAAAGAAGCAAAACCAGTTGACTTGGTGAAGAAGGGTATTGACATTGTGAAGGAAGAATTGAAAGGGAATCCAAATAGGAGAAAGCACCTTGAGTATGATGCTTCTTCTGCTGCTACCTCACCAAATACTGAAAGAAGTAGCCGGACTGATATTGTTGTGTTACCTTCAAAGCAGTCTCCATGGAGTAAGAAATGGGAGGCGTTCAAGAATAAG ATGCGAGGGCATCCTGTATTCAAGCGTGTTAGTGGGTTTAGTGAGCCTGTGATTGGAAAGAGCCAGGAG ATTGCTGAAGATATGCGGGAGAGATGGGAGACTAGTGATCATCCTGTTGTTCACAAAATCCAGGA TATCAGTGAAACTGTTCTTGGAGAATCAGATGCTGCCATGTCATTCAAAGAGATTCGGCGCAGAGATCC GACTTTCTCTTTACCAGAATTTGTGGCTGAGGTTCAAGAAGTGGTTAAACCGGTTCTCAATGCTTATTTCAAA GGGGATATTGAAGTATTAAAAAAGTACTGTAGCTCTCATGTAATGGAGCGGTGTAAAGCAGAGCATAAGGCTTTTGAAAGCCAGGGCATCTTTTTCGATAACAAG ATTTTACATATATCAGAAGTTGAAGTTCGAGAGACCAAAATGATGGGAGACACtcctataattattattgca TTCCAGACGCAGCAGGTCTACTGTGTTCGTGATAGACTTGGCTCAATAACAGAAGGTGGCCAG GATACGATCCACACTGTATATTATGCTTGGGCTATGCAGCAGTTGGATCCAGAAGAAGTGGGAGAAGGTGCTCCTTATTCCATATGGAAGCTAAGAGAAATGCAGCAACTGGGTGTCCGGGCCCTCATTTGA
- the LOC105169845 gene encoding glycerol-3-phosphate acyltransferase 4-like isoform X2 codes for MSKLNKSSSELDLDRPNIEDYLPSGSLQDSHPKLRLRDLLDISPTLTEAAGAIVDDSFTRCFKSNPPEPWNWNVYLFPLWCLGVVVRYGVLFPLRAIVLTTGWIIFLSCYFPVHFLLKGHDKLRKRLERSLVELICSFFVASWTGVVRYHGPRPSMRPKQVFVANHTSMIDFIILEQMTAFAVIMQKHPGWVGLLQSTILESLGCIWFNRSESKDREIVARKLREHVNGADNNPLLIFPEGTCVNNHYTVMFKKGAFELGCTVCPIAIKYNKIFVDAFWNSRKQSFRTHVLQLMTSLAVVCDV; via the exons ATGAGCAAGCTTAACAAATCGAGCTCCGAATTGGATTTAGATCGCCCCAATATCGAAGACTACCTCCCCTCTGGATCCCTTCAGGATTCCCACCCCAAACTCCGCCT GCGTGATTTGCTGGATATCTCCCCAACTTTAACTGAGGCTGCTGGTGCCATTGTGGAT GATTCTTTCACGAGATGCTTCAAGTCTAATCCTCCAGAACCCTGGAACTGGAATGTGTATTTATTTCCTTTGTGGTGTTTGGGAGTTGTAGTCAGATATGGGGTTCTTTTCCCATTGAG GGCAATAGTGTTAACAACAGGATGGATTATATTTCTCTCATGCTATTTTCCTGTGCATTTCCTGCTAAAAGGACATgataaattgagaaaaaggTTAGAG AGAAGTCTAGTGGAGCTGATTTGCAGCTTCTTTGTTGCATCTTGGACTGGGGTCGTCAGGTACCATGGTCCACGACCCAGCATGAGGCCTAAGCAG GTTTTTGTGGCAAATCACACTTCCATGAttgatttcattattttgGAACAAATGACTGCATTTGCAGTAATTATGCAGAAGCATCCTGGGTGGGTTG GATTATTGCAGAGCACTATTTTGGAAAGCCTAGGATGTATCTGGTTCAACCGCTCAGAATCCAAGGATCGTGAAATTGTTGCAAGAAA gCTGCGTGAACATGTAAATGGGGCTGATAATAATCCTCTTCTTATATTCCCTGAAGGAACTTGTGTGAACAACCACTATACTGTGATGTTCAAGAAG GGTGCATTTGAACTTGGCTGCACTGTCTGTCCAATAGCAATCAAGTATAACAAGATATTTGTCGATGCCTTCTGGAACAGCCGAAA GCAATCCTTCAGAACACACGTGTTGCAGCTTATGACATCATTGGCTGTTGTTTGTGATGTTTAA
- the LOC105169842 gene encoding mitochondrial import inner membrane translocase subunit TIM44-2 isoform X2 has protein sequence MASRKLARDLFLSKHLLFRHQLLMSQQVSSRRTRLPAVPPNGYSFRREFGVLNEFSKKIKGEVERNQDFQQSIKEIKEKAEGLKGVKEDLKVRTKQTTEQLYKHVDGVWTEAEAKAKKVYADVEEKISAAKEEVKESFGVGKQEPTGQNGTSASHSTNGKAGSKTASGEEKQQGQQQSESSDNAQRLFSKVKFGASSISPKVSLAFHKLKEAKPVDLVKKGIDIVKEELKGNPNRRKHLEYDASSAATSPNTERSSRTDIVVLPSKQSPWSKKWEAFKNKMRGHPVFKRVSGFSEPVIGKSQEIAEDMRERWETSDHPVVHKIQDISETVLGESDAAMSFKEIRRRDPTFSLPEFVAEVQEVVKPVLNAYFKGDIEVLKKYCSSHVMERCKAEHKAFESQGIFFDNKFQTQQVYCVRDRLGSITEGGQDTIHTVYYAWAMQQLDPEEVGEGAPYSIWKLREMQQLGVRALI, from the exons ATGGCCAGCAGAAAACTCGCCAGAGATCTTTTCCTGTCCAAACATCTTCTTTTTCGTCATCAATTATTAATGTCTCAACag GTTTCGAGTAGACGTACGAGGCTACCGGCGGTGCCTCCAAATGGATATTCGTTTAGACGCGAGTTCGGTGTGCTTAATGAGTTCTCCAAGAAGATTAAGGGGGAGGTTGAAAG GAATCAGGATTTTCAACAATCCATTAAGGAAATTAAAGAGAAAGCTGAAGGATTGAAAGGGGTGAAAGAGGATCTGAAAGTTAG AACGAAGCAGACTACCGAGCAGCTCTACAAGCATGTAGATGGTGTCTGGACGGAGGCTGAAGCAAAGGCCAAAAAG GTTTATGCTGATGTGGAAGAAAAGATTTCTGCTGCTAAAGAAGAG GTCAAAGAGAGTTTTGGTGTTGGAAAGCAAGAGCCAACAGGACAAAATGGAACTTCAGCTAGTCACAGCACAAATGGAAAAGCTGGAAGCAAGACTGCTTCTGGTGAAGAAAAGCAACAGGGGCAGCAACAATCTGAATCTAGTGATAATGCCCAAAGATTGTTCAGCAAGGTCAAGTTTGGTGCTTCTTCCATCTCTCCAAAGGTTTCATTAGCATTCCACAAATTAAAAGAAGCAAAACCAGTTGACTTGGTGAAGAAGGGTATTGACATTGTGAAGGAAGAATTGAAAGGGAATCCAAATAGGAGAAAGCACCTTGAGTATGATGCTTCTTCTGCTGCTACCTCACCAAATACTGAAAGAAGTAGCCGGACTGATATTGTTGTGTTACCTTCAAAGCAGTCTCCATGGAGTAAGAAATGGGAGGCGTTCAAGAATAAG ATGCGAGGGCATCCTGTATTCAAGCGTGTTAGTGGGTTTAGTGAGCCTGTGATTGGAAAGAGCCAGGAG ATTGCTGAAGATATGCGGGAGAGATGGGAGACTAGTGATCATCCTGTTGTTCACAAAATCCAGGA TATCAGTGAAACTGTTCTTGGAGAATCAGATGCTGCCATGTCATTCAAAGAGATTCGGCGCAGAGATCC GACTTTCTCTTTACCAGAATTTGTGGCTGAGGTTCAAGAAGTGGTTAAACCGGTTCTCAATGCTTATTTCAAA GGGGATATTGAAGTATTAAAAAAGTACTGTAGCTCTCATGTAATGGAGCGGTGTAAAGCAGAGCATAAGGCTTTTGAAAGCCAGGGCATCTTTTTCGATAACAAG TTCCAGACGCAGCAGGTCTACTGTGTTCGTGATAGACTTGGCTCAATAACAGAAGGTGGCCAG GATACGATCCACACTGTATATTATGCTTGGGCTATGCAGCAGTTGGATCCAGAAGAAGTGGGAGAAGGTGCTCCTTATTCCATATGGAAGCTAAGAGAAATGCAGCAACTGGGTGTCCGGGCCCTCATTTGA
- the LOC105169842 gene encoding mitochondrial import inner membrane translocase subunit TIM44-2 isoform X1, whose amino-acid sequence MASRKLARDLFLSKHLLFRHQLLMSQQVSSRRTRLPAVPPNGYSFRREFGVLNEFSKKIKGEVERNQDFQQSIKEIKEKAEGLKGVKEDLKVRTKQTTEQLYKHVDGVWTEAEAKAKKVYADVEEKISAAKEEVKESFGVGKQEPTGQNGTSASHSTNGKAGSKTASGEEKQQGQQQSESSDNAQRLFSKVKFGASSISPKVSLAFHKLKEAKPVDLVKKGIDIVKEELKGNPNRRKHLEYDASSAATSPNTERSSRTDIVVLPSKQSPWSKKWEAFKNKMRGHPVFKRVSGFSEPVIGKSQEIAEDMRERWETSDHPVVHKIQDISETVLGESDAAMSFKEIRRRDPTFSLPEFVAEVQEVVKPVLNAYFKGDIEVLKKYCSSHVMERCKAEHKAFESQGIFFDNKILHISEVEVRETKMMGDTPIIIIAFQTQQVYCVRDRLGSITEGGQDTIHTVYYAWAMQQLDPEEVGEGAPYSIWKLREMQQLGVRALI is encoded by the exons ATGGCCAGCAGAAAACTCGCCAGAGATCTTTTCCTGTCCAAACATCTTCTTTTTCGTCATCAATTATTAATGTCTCAACag GTTTCGAGTAGACGTACGAGGCTACCGGCGGTGCCTCCAAATGGATATTCGTTTAGACGCGAGTTCGGTGTGCTTAATGAGTTCTCCAAGAAGATTAAGGGGGAGGTTGAAAG GAATCAGGATTTTCAACAATCCATTAAGGAAATTAAAGAGAAAGCTGAAGGATTGAAAGGGGTGAAAGAGGATCTGAAAGTTAG AACGAAGCAGACTACCGAGCAGCTCTACAAGCATGTAGATGGTGTCTGGACGGAGGCTGAAGCAAAGGCCAAAAAG GTTTATGCTGATGTGGAAGAAAAGATTTCTGCTGCTAAAGAAGAG GTCAAAGAGAGTTTTGGTGTTGGAAAGCAAGAGCCAACAGGACAAAATGGAACTTCAGCTAGTCACAGCACAAATGGAAAAGCTGGAAGCAAGACTGCTTCTGGTGAAGAAAAGCAACAGGGGCAGCAACAATCTGAATCTAGTGATAATGCCCAAAGATTGTTCAGCAAGGTCAAGTTTGGTGCTTCTTCCATCTCTCCAAAGGTTTCATTAGCATTCCACAAATTAAAAGAAGCAAAACCAGTTGACTTGGTGAAGAAGGGTATTGACATTGTGAAGGAAGAATTGAAAGGGAATCCAAATAGGAGAAAGCACCTTGAGTATGATGCTTCTTCTGCTGCTACCTCACCAAATACTGAAAGAAGTAGCCGGACTGATATTGTTGTGTTACCTTCAAAGCAGTCTCCATGGAGTAAGAAATGGGAGGCGTTCAAGAATAAG ATGCGAGGGCATCCTGTATTCAAGCGTGTTAGTGGGTTTAGTGAGCCTGTGATTGGAAAGAGCCAGGAG ATTGCTGAAGATATGCGGGAGAGATGGGAGACTAGTGATCATCCTGTTGTTCACAAAATCCAGGA TATCAGTGAAACTGTTCTTGGAGAATCAGATGCTGCCATGTCATTCAAAGAGATTCGGCGCAGAGATCC GACTTTCTCTTTACCAGAATTTGTGGCTGAGGTTCAAGAAGTGGTTAAACCGGTTCTCAATGCTTATTTCAAA GGGGATATTGAAGTATTAAAAAAGTACTGTAGCTCTCATGTAATGGAGCGGTGTAAAGCAGAGCATAAGGCTTTTGAAAGCCAGGGCATCTTTTTCGATAACAAG ATTTTACATATATCAGAAGTTGAAGTTCGAGAGACCAAAATGATGGGAGACACtcctataattattattgca TTCCAGACGCAGCAGGTCTACTGTGTTCGTGATAGACTTGGCTCAATAACAGAAGGTGGCCAG GATACGATCCACACTGTATATTATGCTTGGGCTATGCAGCAGTTGGATCCAGAAGAAGTGGGAGAAGGTGCTCCTTATTCCATATGGAAGCTAAGAGAAATGCAGCAACTGGGTGTCCGGGCCCTCATTTGA